The Maridesulfovibrio salexigens DSM 2638 region CTTGTGGTTTGAATCTGAATGGCGCGCGGAAAAGAGGGACGGGGACGTTTTTTGTCCTTGATCCAGGTCATTAATTGTTTGAATTTGCCATCGTTTTCCGCAGGCATATAATATTCACCCATGTGAGTTTACTCCTTGTAAAACTTATAGCGGGTAATTTAAGTGTCGGTATTCGGGAGGCCGAACTTATAATGAGTTGACAACCAGTGTCAACGTGTATGGAGAATTTGAAAATGAGTGTTCTTGTTGAATTAACAATTTTTCCCACAGACAAAGGTGAAAGTGTTAGCCCTTATGTTGCAAGGGTTGTGAAGATTATTCGCGAATGCGGTCTGCCATGCCAGCTCGGTCCTATGGGAACCTGCATTGAAGGTGAATGGGAAGAGGTTATGAGTGTGGTTACAAAATGTTATAAGGCTCTTGAAACAGATTGCGAGCGAATTTATATGCTGATGAAAGCTGATTGCCGTAAAGGTGCTGTCGATCGGCTGCACGGTAAAGTAAAATCCGTGGAATCAAAACTATAACGGGGTCGGTTAGGAGAATTCGATGAAATTGCTGAAGCCTGCTAACTGTGCTGTTCTATTAATTCTATTGTTTGCCATATCCGGATGTGTCCATCTCGGAGTTTCGCATTTGGAGCGGCAGTCGTGGAAGCTTGAAACCCCACGGACCATACAGATGGAGTTCATGACTTTTGATTATGAAATTGTGCCGCGTAAAGACAGCTTCGGTCTTCGTGGTAAAGCTTACGTTAAGAAAAATAACGTGCCTATGTGGGCCGGATGGATTGGTGAGCTTTGGATTCAGGGCTACTTAAGCGACATGGATGGTGAAGTTCTGGCTCAAGGATTACAGGTCTTCTCACCTGAAGCTCTGGAAGAGGGTAAGGGGATCCCTTTTGATTTTGAACTCAAGCCGGAGATGCTTGATTCAGGTCCACTTTACATTTCATTCGGCTATCGCATGGCCCTTTCCAAAAGCCGTGAAGACAACAACGGTCCTCCGTTTATGGCCATTGAGCGTGCTGTAAGTCAGTAATTTAAAGTGCGATCAATTCCAGATCGCCCCAGGCTCCGATTTTTGAATCGTATTGTACGAAAACACCTTCAAGCCCGTGTTCCGAGAGAGCGCGGGCTTTTTCTATGACCAGCGGCACATCGGCAGGGGATCTGAGCAGGTTGGCGAGAGCAGTTGCTGCGGCATCGGCAAACCGTGCATCCTTTGCGCGAACAGTAACCAAATCGCCGCTGCCAAGACTTAGTGAATGGCCTATTGTTCCGGAAGATGAACAGATGGAAAGCGGAAAGTCCTCGGCTTCGATTGCGAGGCCGATTTTTGCCCCAGAGTCCGGTTCTGAGAGCAGGGCAACTTTACGCGATGAAGTGGAATGCATGTAAATATCGCCGCCGTTCTCTACAATAACATTAGAAGAAAAGGGTCGCAGTTTATCGGCAACATATTGGGCTACCGCCCCGGCAACAGCTGCCATAGGACCAACTCCGCAGGCAAGAGCACCATCAGCCATAGCTTTGATCACAGGATGGACTTCCTCAGGAACAGCAACAGGTACAAGGCTGGTTGCGAAATCAGGATTGAGCACGAAATGGGCCTGCATAATGCCACGAATTTCATGGACAGCATCTAGTGCTTCTTCTTTTAAGACCTTCTCAGCAACAATAA contains the following coding sequences:
- a CDS encoding MTH1187 family thiamine-binding protein yields the protein MSVLVELTIFPTDKGESVSPYVARVVKIIRECGLPCQLGPMGTCIEGEWEEVMSVVTKCYKALETDCERIYMLMKADCRKGAVDRLHGKVKSVESKL
- a CDS encoding UPF0280 family protein, with product MSKKIHTDHTRSYRNNVALSGSETSFQVVVEQTDLFIVAEKVLKEEALDAVHEIRGIMQAHFVLNPDFATSLVPVAVPEEVHPVIKAMADGALACGVGPMAAVAGAVAQYVADKLRPFSSNVIVENGGDIYMHSTSSRKVALLSEPDSGAKIGLAIEAEDFPLSICSSSGTIGHSLSLGSGDLVTVRAKDARFADAAATALANLLRSPADVPLVIEKARALSEHGLEGVFVQYDSKIGAWGDLELIAL